The Horticoccus luteus DNA window GATCCTCCTCATCTTCGACGACCACGATCAAAGGTTGAGGGGCCGCCCGGGGGGGCGAGGAAACGGAGGGATCGGCTGGCTGACTCGGCATAGGACGCGTTGCGGGCGGGCCTACTAACGTTCGCCGGCGGGAGGTTGTCAAAGCCAACTGAGGCGGGTGTGCGCCGGCGAAGAGGAGTTTCGCCGCGCCGCGGGTGACAGTAAGCAGTTACGAGGCGAAAGGATGACGCGGCGGGCGCAGCCCGCGGCGCTCAGATGTGAAACGGCGGCACGCCGACGGTGGCGATCAGTTGCAGCGCGCGCGCTTCGGCACGGCGCATCGCGCGTTTTTTGACGGGCTCAAGATCGTCATAGCCCGCGAGGTGGAGCCAGCCGTGAACGACGTAGAGGGTGAGCTCGGTCGCGAAGTCGCGGCGGTGGGCACGGGCGTAGCGCGCGGCGGTGTCGACGGACACGCAGACCTCGCCGGCGAGCCCGACGGCGGCGTCGCCTTCGAAGGTGATGACGTCGGTCGTAGTCGGATCGGCGAGAAAGTCGGCGTGGAGCCGGGCGAGGGCGGTGTCGGTGAGAAAGACGAGCGACAATTCTCCGGGCGGGCAGCCGCCACGGAAGCGTGCGGCG harbors:
- the ybeY gene encoding rRNA maturation RNase YbeY, giving the protein MDPRTLAIANRYPRLRVPRRELTRALAILDRHAARFRGGCPPGELSLVFLTDTALARLHADFLADPTTTDVITFEGDAAVGLAGEVCVSVDTAARYARAHRRDFATELTLYVVHGWLHLAGYDDLEPVKKRAMRRAEARALQLIATVGVPPFHI